In Zingiber officinale cultivar Zhangliang chromosome 1A, Zo_v1.1, whole genome shotgun sequence, the DNA window ttcggatgggtctagtggctagcgtatgaggtgttgccatcatgaggtctggagttcgaatctcagcaaagtcgagataaatgtctcccttatgtgctagtcactattccaaaggctagtagtcgcccgtgatttacctcctccgtgttggccctgggacgagtTAGCGGGGGCGCTGGAGGCGAGCGTATTTGCCTTTTGCCACCTtgattgattcccataaatctaaaaattattcctaaattattagggaTTACAATGGGTCGAGTTCGGGTCGGATTATATATCCTCCGTctccatacccatcgggtataggatcttCGATGGATATACTCATACACATTAAATGATcagatatcttctatagttataatttttcttctttctatccaactattatccttcaataaaaatatattaaaattaacaacctattaaatatatatatatatatatatatatatatatatatatatatatatataattaaaaaatagattaaacatctatatagtctcctcctaatatcaacaaaaatagtaagggggcatttggttctttcctaggaataggaatcggaatgagaatcattgtattgtggaatgggaatgggtatgagcatggatatcactcttaaaagtaatgtttggttagttgcatatcttctatcggaataaataaaaatttccttttttacccttaaaggaaaataagagaaaaaattagatgtgagagaaagatgaatgtgagagaaaaatatgatgaaagagaatgatgagaaagaatgaagagagagaaagtataatgagagaaaatgagaaaagagagtgtgatgggagagatcatgatgagagaagatgagagagaaaatatgatgtgagagaaaatataatgagaaaaaataaggagagagagtgtgatgagagagattgaggagagagaaagtatggtgagagagaaagtatgatgagaaaaaagaaaacagtgagtatgatgggagagattgaggagagagaaagtatgataagagaaagtatgttgaggaaaaaaggagggagtgtaacgagagatattgaggagagagaaagtatgatgagagagaaagtgtgatgagaaaaaagagaaaagagagtgtgatgggagagattgaggagagagaaagtgtaatgagaaaaaagaaggaagagagtgcgatggaagatattaaggagagagaaagtatgatgagcgAGAAAgtatgtgataaaatgatgaaagagaaaatatgatgagagagaacaaagagagaagtgatatgaaagaaaaaataaataaatatattttgatatttgatattaatggagaaaattttagttttaagtcaagggtatttttggaataagggaatattttgattgatgaaaatagaataataactcattgaaggggaggtatatgggaatgagttattacccaattttaaggattcatttccttatttgtattcgtattcctataatccaaaaaTTAACAATGGTAATCAATGATTCCTATTCCCATTCTCCacttctattaccctaaaccaaacgccccctaagttgattttggaaaaagaacaTTTTCTttaatgtatgtatatatatattatttaatcgggtattcgggtcgggtatcaaGTATTGATAGTCCTccatatcctcctctattcggATTGGATATCGGATCCTCTCATCAAGTTCGGATGAAATTACCATCCCTATAAATCATCATTCCCAAACTCATAATCCAAACACTATTTTTACTCTCATTCCATTATCTTATTTTCAAATCCATCAACCAAATACCCCTTTCTTCCCACAGGATTTTCCATTTATTCTTGGTCACATATATGGGAAtgttaaaaggctttgactacaGTTTTCATCTAGGTCAAGCCACCTATGTTAACATAGAATGACGTATTTTAGGTGATGTTCATCCTGACCTAATGTGATAGTAGGAGTCTATGCCAGGTGCAGGGGATCGTGGCCCATGGCCTCTAAGCATGGAGTCGTGGCTCGGCGGCCTAGCATTATCTACAAGCAAGTTTGATCCatcatttttatataaataacaaCATTGAATATAAATATTAAGTTTTTAGTAATATTTAAAAATGTTAATtttgataattattttaattttaaagatttttattaattatttaataatttaaaaactaaatattttgtaaaaaattcAAGACTAGTTGGTGGAGcaataaatattttatcaatttcTCAGATATTTAAGGATTAAATCATGATTTCAATAAAtatagataaattttttttaataaatggtTGATCGAAAAATGTTGGAGTGATGGATCATCAtatgagtattttttttatttatccgaATAGTCTGTAGGAAATTTTAATAAGACAGGATAAGTCATCTTAGAATTAAAATATCAGGTATGAACTATAAAAAAATGGTAGTGCCCTACTTCTACTTGGTTATATCGAACACGAGTTAGAATGATATGGTCAAAACTTAAATCCAATATAACTTCTAGCATATCACCATGGACTCGGATCCAAACTTGACCTATCACATTGAATTAGCCGGTGCTAGCTAGAGAGTCCCAATTCTCTTCGACTTTATTTTCCCCAGAGAGTACAAATTAAGAAAGTCGAAAGGTTGACCAAACCCTTTTGCCAATCGCCACGCCGTCGAATTAAACCTAACCTAATGCCAGCAGGAACGCGCCTACAATCCTAACAACTATGAAGCTTCAGATtatttggtatatatatatatatatatatataaaacaattaAGATCAGCATCTTAATAGATTTCAACGATCAACGTTCAACCCAATCATGTTCAGATGGCAGAGGCCATGTGGGCGATCGTCATGCAGTCGGTGCGGTGCGTGCCTTTATCATTTTAATAACCGCGACAGTTCAGCAGCCACAGTAGTGTCGTAGTTATATTTGTCTGCAAATATTCCACTGCTGATTGCAATTTATTGATCGATGTCTCTTGAGAGAGCATTGGTACGTAATTGAAGGCGTAGATCCTCCGTGTCAATTGCTAGTTGGCACACATTGAGCACATGTCAATATTGGGCACTTGCATGTACTGGCCGCATAGGAAAGGACTACGACAGTTCAATCCAGAGTTGGAACTTGGAATGGACAAGGTTTGTTGCTTCAAGTCAATGATTGGTTACAACTAGTGCATttgtttgataaattaaagatgaACTGTTTTTGTTAATCAATTCAAGATCCATGTTTTCATAATCAATTCCAggatgtttatttttttaaaaaaaaaaatacttttagataCCGGTCCTATTTTACGAGTAGATCGTCGTAAATCAATTTCtcgagtgaatgagaaattaatatcTAATGAAGGATTTGTCCGATATAATCGGATGGAAATTTGATTCGTATACGAGTTGGATTTATGGATGAACACTAACTCGAGTATATGGAACCATTGAAGGGTatgattataattaattttattgattaattaaaagattaatcattATGATATTAATcgtattaatcaattaaattaattaatcataatgaAAAGGTTTAAGTGAAAAGGTTTAAGGGAAAAGACACATTTCATATCCTTTCACTTATTAGAAGTAACCCTTCATCTCTATAAAACAAACCTCATTCTTCCACTCAACATATTCAATTCTCAAGTTGTgaattctcttctctctctcctctcttaagaGTTTTAAGGTTTCGAAGTTTGATAGAACTCAAAATTTAGAGTGCTTATGTTTCGGGACGCAAGTCGTTATATCTTGGGAGGTGACAATTGCCAATAAATCGTAAGCACTTGGGCGGGGCAATATCGTCTTAAAGAAAGAAGACTTAGCCTTCACCTCAaccttaatactcttatccttAGGGATAAGTTTACCCAAAGGGGTTGTGTCGATATCCGAAGGGATAACTCGACGACTGACTAGATTAGGTCGGTAACGACGATACCAAGAAGGGTATGTCTCTTACCCGAAGGGGTATTTCAATAACTAAAAGGGGATGTCGAGAGTATAAATGGGGACAAAGTCCAAATCGCCATACCGAGCTCCATCGGTTAGAGTCATCGACTCATCGTTGAGATGACTAATCAAACCTAATTGTTGGATCTCATCATCAAAGATcaatatacatatatttttcttaGAGAAAAATATCCAAGGGAGACTGACATGTAATGCCTTTTGGCACTAAGGTAAGCTCCTGAGAAGAGAATTGGGTGCACTTATACTTAAGGTACGGGTAAGACTAGACATAGGAGTAGAAAAATAGTCAATTGAAAAAGTCTTTTAGTGACGGGTGTTAGGATTAAAAGAATTCGCATGACTTTACAATAGTATTTATTGTCTATTTTAGGTGTAaatcttatagatttattttggaGCTCTCTATATATCTAAAAGAGCTCATACCATATagatatcttttatttttttaattcatgaaTTTTTCTATGTATTTTTAATCTTTATGGGGCTCCTCTTAATTTCATTTAAGGTCATCTCATCCGAGGTCTAGACTCAATTTTTATGGATTTATTTTTGAGTTCtatttaaaagattttattttaatagagatatcttttatcTTTTAAACACATgatttttattcatatacatattTTTAATGTGAGATTTTCATTATATTTTCAATAATTGATATATAAGTTGACTATTCAGATGACTTACCGAACATGaacatataaaatattattcGGATGTCACTTGATTAGTTGTCGATTGACAATTTAATCAATTATTCTATGTTTAGATTCATCAATTGATGCTTCAGATCAATTGAAAACACtgaataaagataaaatatttttatttgaggGTTAATAGACTAAAGTTAAGTTAATCGATTGGATATCTAGGTCAGCCAATCGATGGGAAGCTGAAATCGAGAAGAGCATGATTGATTTAGCAATAACAATAACAATTTACAACATTTGAATATCAATATTTCTAGGTTACAGTGTCGTGATAGAATATTTAGATTGTTATTCGGATACTCATGATTTAATTCTATGTTacgatatatttataaaaatttattctcTAAATGAAGATCCTTCTAAGTTGATAGGACCAGTAATCCTTACAAAACAGAAGTTAGAGAAAGACTTCATTCTATAATAAAATTATACGCgcaagatttatttatttttactttattttttttaaacatgtcaGCGATACGTCATCGGCCCATGTTTACTGTTCCCCACGCTAAAGAAGTACGCTATCGAGCAACCACCCAACTTCATCAAGCCTCCACTCCAACTTTTCCGATTCTGATCGCATTTTTTAGAATTATCTACGAGTTTGAACgtgatattatttatttatatacgtCAAGGTAAGTTAATGaagtaagataataaaaaaagaaacatgaattttaaattaactaacgAGGATAAGTCAACATGGGCTTAATAATTATATGGACGATAAAATATTAATGGAATTAACATCTGTAACTGAGCTGGCTTCAATCCTTTATATAATGAATCACGGAAATTAAACCACTCTACCAAACAGCGACCACACTCTCGTTAATTCATCTCCACATTGCAAATTCCATCTCCTACGACACGCTCAGAATTGTACTGCCTGCTCATGGCCGAGGCGCATCAGCTACATTTCAAGTTAGATCATTGCAGGTCTCCGCCCAGAAGAGTCCTGTCGCGGTGCCCGAGAATTGGCCGGTCGCCGAGGTCCCTCAAGGCTGCCACCGAAGCCCTCGGCCGAGCTAACGATAACGCGGGGAGCGCCGCTGCCGCTGGCGTCCCCGTCAAGATCATGCTGACCAAAAAGCAACTGCGGCAGCTCGTGGCGGCGTTGAATCAGGAGCCGGCGGCGGTGGCATCGATGCCCGCCAATGTGGAGCTGCTGCTGGATGTTTTGCGGCGGCGGCAGCACGCGAAGAGGACCGAGGAAATTCAGCCGCGGTGCGGAGGGTGGCGGCCGGTGTTACAGAGCATTCCTGAAGAAGCCGTCCAAGATTAATGAGCTAAAGAAGATTTAGTCCCTCGATctgtttatttagttatttttgtGTCATTTAAAAGTAATTAACTATACTAGAACAGGAACGATTTTAATTACTTCTTTAAGTGGCTTACTTTGTCTGAATTCTACAACGAAATTAAATTAATCTACGAAGAAGAATTAAAGATGATAAATATTGTCTGTAAGTAAAAATTGTTACTTTTGGTTGCTTAAGCTTTACATATATACTAGTTATTTGTATTATGTATGTGCTTATGAACTTCATAAGCATTTGCGTTTTGCTCACCAATTCCTCAATAAAATGATGTCAACTCT includes these proteins:
- the LOC122012560 gene encoding uncharacterized protein LOC122012560 — protein: MAEAHQLHFKLDHCRSPPRRVLSRCPRIGRSPRSLKAATEALGRANDNAGSAAAAGVPVKIMLTKKQLRQLVAALNQEPAAVASMPANVELLLDVLRRRQHAKRTEEIQPRCGGWRPVLQSIPEEAVQD